From the Drechmeria coniospora strain ARSEF 6962 chromosome 02, whole genome shotgun sequence genome, the window CGCGACGATATGCGCCCGCGAGTTCGGCACCaagccgacgatgctggcGGGCGTCGTCATGGAGTCGGCCAGTCTCCTGTGCGCTAGCTTCGCCACCCGCATATGGCAGCTCTTCCTCACCCAGGGAGTcctcttcggcctcggcatggGCTTCCTGTTCACGCCATCGGTGAGCATCGTGCCCCAGTGGTTTAGCACCCGCCGCTCGCTGGCCAACGGCATCTCcgcctccggctccggcctcggcggcttgCTGTACTCGTTCGCCGCCGGGGCCATGATCCGAaacctcggcatcgcctgGGCCTTTCGCatcctcggcatcatcgccctcgtcgtcaacaCCGTCTGCACCCTGCTCCTCCGGGACCGCAACAAGATCATCGGCTCGAGCCAGCTCGCCTTCGACACCACCCTCTTCCGGCGGCCCGAattcctcctccttctcgccTTCGGCTGGTTCAGCATGCTGGGCTACGTCGTCCTCATCTTCAGCCTCGCCAACTACGCCAACGagatcggcctcggcgcctcCCAGGCGGCCCTCGTCAGCGCCCTCTTCAACCTCGGCCAGGGCATCGGACGGCCGCTCATCGGCTACTTCTCCGACCACACCGGGCGCATCAACATGTCGGCCCTCATgaccttcctcgccggcctcttcTCCCTCGTCATCTGGGTCAACGCCCACGACTGCGGCGTGCTCATCGTCTTCGCCATCGTTtgcggcagcgtcggcggcaccttCTGGACCACCATcgggcccgtcgccgccgaggtcgtcggcctgAAGCACGTGCCGTCGGCCCTGAGCCTCGTCTGGCTCGCCATCATGCTGCCCTGCCTCTTCAGCGAGCCGATCGCGCTGCagatcgtcgccggcacggGGAGCTACCTCGGCGCCCAGCTCTTCACCGGCTTCAtgttcgtcgccgccgccctgtgCCTCGTCGTGCTTCGCGGCTGGAAGGCCGGCCAGATGCGCGAGATGGCGCGGCTGAAGCACGACGCACCCGAGCACATCGACCCCGTCAAGAcagatgacgacgaagagcTGATGGCGAAAAGCAGTGTGGCGGGCCGCAAGAGGATGATGGCCGACTGCCTGAGGTTAGCAAAGGTGTAAGCGGTGCAGATGCGAGGAAGATTTCCCTTCCAATCCGGGGGGGTGTTGATCTTCTGCCTACCTTGGGTCGGCTGGCTACCGAGTTGCTTGATCAAAATCAGTCGAGCAATCGGCCGATCAATCACTGATCGATGATGACTCATCTGAGCGAGCATGGGGCGAAGGAGCAACCCCCCATTCTCCTTCCCCCCATCCGAGGAGCCATTTCAACGCCGGCAATGCAGATTATTCCAAGTCTCTCATGCGGCGTTGGAATCTTTGCATCCGTATTCGTTGCATCGACTTTCGCTGCGTCGACTTCCTTGCGACCGGGGGCATCGAACCGAATCTTCGACCGAACCCATCCGCAAAGGAGGCTGCCGCGCTCTCGAATCCGAAGCCCAGGCTTGACCGCGCACGAGCGGCGCAGCGATTCCTCGGTCCGGTCGGTGTTGCAGTTCAGAGCATGCAGCGCATGGTGTAGTGCTTCTCTCGCCTCCGAGGCCTGGTCGTGGACCTTTCTTTCCTCGAAGGCATCCCTTCCATTCCCGAACCAACGGACGGTCGAGCAAAGTTGGCACGATAGGTACGACATGTTCGGAATGTATTCCATTTTCGAAGGATAGAACGATGGTGATAGCATCAAGGACATCAAAGACAAACGTATCGTCACGGCACGTAAATGAAATAAAGAACCAcgtctactccgtaccacgtCAGAGGTTGGTCCAGGACAGAGTATGGGCATGGGaatgggcatgggcatgggcatggcgCACTGCAGCATTTTGGTCATATTTAATACACGACATACCTCTTCAGAGTACGAAATGGCACGGTCGTGAAGAGCATCTGTTCCCTCTAATCTTGAGAAAACTCTTTCAATGGTCCTTCGTTGAGCTTGACCCTCGTTTGAAGCTGGACGAAGGCGCATTTTCGTGACACAGCGGACCAAGTGAATGAATGTGCAAGGGTTGGGTAGTCTGCTCGGGAATTCAAACACCCACCCGGTGTCCCGATACGGTGCTAGGAAATAGTCAATATCCATCCATGAGATGCGTTAAGGAGATATCAACGTTCGCTCTCTGGCAGGTTGAAGACATCAGTGTATGCTCCAGGCGGTACAAACGCCTCAGGCGCTCCACTGCATGACC encodes:
- a CDS encoding monocarboxylate transporter translates to MTMTALESKAFAAANGGMETPAKEAVENQREDSGDESSSSSVRPATPPPPPNGGYGWVCTACVCVVNAHTWGLNSSYSVFLAHYLADRTFPGATALEYAFVGSLSISCALLSSPFATICAREFGTKPTMLAGVVMESASLLCASFATRIWQLFLTQGVLFGLGMGFLFTPSVSIVPQWFSTRRSLANGISASGSGLGGLLYSFAAGAMIRNLGIAWAFRILGIIALVVNTVCTLLLRDRNKIIGSSQLAFDTTLFRRPEFLLLLAFGWFSMLGYVVLIFSLANYANEIGLGASQAALVSALFNLGQGIGRPLIGYFSDHTGRINMSALMTFLAGLFSLVIWVNAHDCGVLIVFAIVCGSVGGTFWTTIGPVAAEVVGLKHVPSALSLVWLAIMLPCLFSEPIALQIVAGTGSYLGAQLFTGFMFVAAALCLVVLRGWKAGQMREMARLKHDAPEHIDPVKTDDDEELMAKSSVAGRKRMMADCLRLAKV